A genomic segment from Patescibacteria group bacterium encodes:
- a CDS encoding inositol monophosphatase, translating to MKQYLEFAKKLAREAEEIALKYFSFEVDSTWKEDNTPLTKADIEINDMVIKRINETYPEHSIYGEEISDKKENSKYIWVCDPIDGTMAFSCGLPMFVFSIALVDQSNGLPILGLINDPVMKNMYWAYKGSGAYRNGKEISVSKTDTFLNTYSLTGASGKDVGFSNLPVHKLLGEKKSRVMKFPSFIYGAIQIANGKFVAGAFYGKNGHDVAALKIITEEAGGKVTDLDGEERRYDEDGLGCIISNGLLHKDLLEIVQSGKL from the coding sequence ATGAAACAATATCTAGAATTTGCTAAAAAACTTGCTAGAGAAGCTGAGGAAATAGCTTTGAAGTATTTTAGCTTTGAAGTTGATAGTACTTGGAAAGAAGATAATACTCCGCTAACAAAAGCTGACATCGAAATTAATGATATGGTTATAAAAAGAATAAACGAAACTTATCCAGAACATAGTATCTATGGAGAGGAAATAAGTGATAAAAAAGAAAATTCAAAATATATTTGGGTTTGCGATCCAATCGATGGGACGATGGCTTTTTCTTGTGGCCTACCAATGTTTGTTTTCTCTATTGCTTTAGTAGACCAATCAAATGGTTTACCTATTTTAGGTTTGATAAATGACCCAGTAATGAAAAACATGTATTGGGCATACAAAGGTAGTGGAGCATATAGAAACGGTAAAGAAATATCTGTATCTAAAACTGATACATTTTTAAATACATACTCACTTACTGGTGCTTCAGGAAAAGATGTTGGCTTTTCAAACTTACCGGTCCATAAACTATTAGGTGAGAAGAAATCAAGAGTTATGAAATTTCCCTCTTTTATTTATGGTGCCATTCAAATAGCTAATGGTAAGTTTGTCGCGGGTGCATTTTATGGCAAAAATGGTCATGATGTTGCAGCATTAAAAATTATTACAGAGGAAGCTGGCGGAAAGGTAACTGATTTAGATGGAGAAGAAAGAAGATATGACGAAGACGGCCTTGGCTGTATAATTTCTAATGGACTATTACATAAAGATTTATTAGAAATTGTTCAGTCTGGTAAATTGTAA